The Eurosta solidaginis isolate ZX-2024a unplaced genomic scaffold, ASM4086904v1 ctg00001056.1, whole genome shotgun sequence genome includes a region encoding these proteins:
- the LOC137235709 gene encoding uncharacterized protein has translation MSKHIFKKFEAQNKNSSTAAIPTKKVKFSDENSYPRTSSVTCASKSTIESRRISLSSSVIEHTTEATQSVFEVVCCSHCKIFEGQLQSIEKNLEKLDHLQMIVDTQNTAIMDAIAGLKVATEQLVRQEVQNTPVVKYFPLCDVYEMQQLDEKITSSNRDVYEAIVTDSKFSGFKTKDNCINSFYFDGYMPSTQRPNNYCSLKSQDYVEIVEFKDQNSNVIKGKKLLNLSSFFTEPIDSLTLGICTADLAPSPIVEEFYLDDVEYKLMCIPLTDKLLLIPILHTCM, from the exons ATGAGTAAG cacattttcaaaaaatttgaggcgCAAAACAAAAACTCCTCGACGGCGGCAATCCCAACAAAGAAAGTTAAAT tttCAGATGAAAATAGTTACCCGAGAACCAGCAGCGTTACGTGTGCCAGCAAATCTACAATAG AATCTCGTCGGATCAGCTTATCATCGTCGGTCATCGAACATACTACAG AAGCCACCCAAAGCGTTTTCGAAGTTGTGTGCTGCAGCCACTGTAAAATATTTGAGGGGCAACTACAATCAATTGAGAAGAATTTAGAAAAACTTGATCACCTGCAAATGATAGTTGATACCCAAAATACCGCTATCATGGATGCCATAGCTGGGCTGAAAGTTGCTACCGAGCAGTTAGTTCGTCAGGAAGTACAAAATACACCCGTCGTAAAGTATTTTCCACTTTGTGACGTATATGAGATGCAGCAATTGGACGAAAAAATTACATCTTCTAACAGAGATGTATAT GAAGCAATCGTCACTGATTCTAAATTTTCAGGATTTAAGACTAAAGATAATTGCATAAACAGTTTTTATTTTGACGGATATATGCCATCCACACAACGTCCAAATAATTATTGTTCGCTGAAATCACAAGATTATGTAGAAATAGTAGAATTCAAAGATCAAAATAGTAATGTTATAAAAGGAAAGAAATTACTGAATTTAAGCAGCTTTTTCACAGAACCTATCGATTCTCTTACATTAGGAATATGCACTGCCGACCTCGCTCCTTCGCCTATTGTAGAAGAATTTTATCTGGATGATGTCGAATACAAATTGATGTGTATCCCTCTAACAGATAAACTTCTTCTAATTCCAATTTTACATACTTGCATGTAG